Proteins from one Capricornis sumatraensis isolate serow.1 chromosome 2, serow.2, whole genome shotgun sequence genomic window:
- the RHOC gene encoding rho-related GTP-binding protein RhoC: MAAIRKKLVIVGDGACGKTCLLIVFSKDQFPEVYVPTVFENYIADIEVDGKQVELALWDTAGQEDYDRLRPLSYPDTDVILMCFSIDSPDSLENIPEKWTPEVKHFCPNVPIILVGNKKDLRQDEHTRRELAKMKQEPVRSEEGRDMANRISAFGYLECSAKTKEGVREVFEMATRAGLQVRKNKRRRGCPIL; encoded by the exons ATGGCTGCCATCCGAAAGAAGCTGGTGATCGTGGGGGATGGGGCCTGTGGAAAGACCTGCCTCCTCATCGTCTTCAGCAAGGACCAGTTCCCAGAGGTCTACGTCCCTACTGTCTTTGAGAACTACATCGCAGACATAGAGGTGGATGGCAAGCAG GTGGAACTGGCCCTGTGGGACACAGCAGGGCAGGAAGACTACGATCGCCTGCGGCCTCTCTCCTACCCGGACACTGATGTCATCCTCATGTGCTTCTCCATCGACAGCCCCGACAGTCTGG AAAACATTCCTGAGAAGTGGACCCCAGAAGTGAAGCACTTCTGCCCCAATGTGCCTATCATCCTGGTGGGGAATAAGAAGGACCTGAGGCAAGATGAGCATACTCGGAGAGAGCTGGCCAAGATGAAGCAG GAACCTGTTCGATCTGAGGAAGGCCGGGACATGGCGAACCGGATCAGTGCCTTTGGCTACCTTGAGTGCTCAGCCAAGACCAAGGAGGGGGTGCGGGAGGTATTTGAGATGGCCACTAGGGCTGGCCTTCAGGTCCGCAAGAATAAGCGCCGGAGGGGCTGCCCCATTCTCTGA